The genomic DNA GGGGGCCTTCGCGCAGCGACCGGGTCTGATCAACGCGCTAGATTATCACACCGAGCCGACGCACTGGAGACGTACATGGATATGAATCGACGCGAAATGCTGGCCTCGGTCGGCGGGATTGCCGCCGCGCAGTCGTTTGGCTTGGGCGCCAGTGCGCCCGCCACGGGCGATGCGCGGCCCACTGAAATGCCCGCGCCCGGCGCGGAGTTTCCACGGAAGGCCGACTTTACCATTGAGAACGGTTACTCCTATCTCAATGCCGCGTACACGCACCCCATTCCCAAGGTGTCTGTGGAGGCCGCGCGGGCCGCAGCTGATCGGCGTGGCGCGATGCGCGCACCGGTGGCCTCTGGACCGAGCGCGCCCACGCCGCGGGCGCTCTTTGCGCAGTTGATCAATGCTAAGCCGTCGGAGATTGCGCACGTCTCGAGCACGAGCGCCGGCGAGAATCTTGTGACGCGCGCGCTCGGGCTCGATCATCGCTTTGATGGCAATGTGGTGACCGACGGGCTGCACTTTGAAGGTTCCATTATGCATCTCATGGAACTCAAAAAGCGCGGACTCGACGTGCGCGTAGTACAACCCACCGCCGACGCGCGCATCGATATGCGCGACCTCGAACGCGCGGTCAATAACAAAACGCGCCTCATCGAAGTGTCAGCCGCGGCGATGTACAATGGCTTTCAGCACGACCTTAAAGCCGTGGCCGACCTCGCGCATGCGCACGGCGCGTATGTGTACGCCGACATTGTGCACGCGGCGGGCGCCGAACCCTTTGATGTGAAAGCCACGGGCATCGACTTTGCCTCCTGCTCCAGCTTCAAATGGCTGATGGGCGACTTTGGGCTCGGCTTTCTCTACGCGAGCGAGAAGGTACTCGACACAATCGAACGTCCCGTACACGGCTACTACCAAGCCGATGACATTGACGCCAACTATCCGCCCACCCTTCCGGCGGGTGGCTACACGCCCGTGTCGTACAGCTTCAATCGCACGGCACAGGGGATATTCGAAACGGGTTCACTCACTGGGAGCGTGGAAGTGAACGTCACGCTCCTCGCCACGTCGCTGCAATACGTGCAGGCGCTTGGCGTGGCCAACATTCAGGCGCATCGCCTGCCGCTCATTCGTAAACTGCAGCAGGAAATGCCGCGCTTTGGTTTTTCGAGCGTAACGCCGAGTACTGCGACCGGTGGCAATGTGACCTTTGCCAAAGCCAATGTTGGCTCGAGCGATGTGCCCAAGCGACTCGCGGCCGCAAAGATCAACGTGCGCGTGACGAAGAACTGGTTGCGGGTGTCACCGTCGGTCTATAACGACATGGCAGACATCGACCGCCTGCTCGAGGCGCTTTCATAGCGCACCTCGACGCATTCATCGGTCACGGATGATATGCGCGCAGGGCGCCGACGCTCGATGCGTCGGCGCCCTTGTACTTTACCGGTCGAACCGAATCCGCAGCATGCGGCTCGCGCTCACCTCAAAGCCGTTGATCTTGCCGCTCGCGTCGCGAGTGAAGGCAACAAAGCCCTGCCCCATGGTGAATGCATCCTTCATCACCGGCTCCATCGGCGACTCACCAATCGCGCGGCCCGCAATAAGCAGTTTTCCATTCTCATTGCGCACGGTCCAGCTGGTTCCCAACTCCGCGCTCGTATAGACGCCCACGATTTGCGCGAGTTCGCTCGAGGTTGGCGTAACCGTTTCAATACGACGATAGCTGCCACTCGGCGCCCCGCCCCGTGTCAACGCAGCGCGCGTGCGCCCTTCGGTAAAGGCCAGCGTCACGGCGCCGCCCATTGCCTCCAGTTGATTTTCACGCGACGATGAAAGCGGAAGTTTTGCACCGAGCACTGAGAGCACACCTTTGCCGCCATCATTGGTGATGCTCAGCACTGACTGATGCTCTTCCGAGAAGTAGCTGCCAACATAGGGCGCGGCATCGAACGTCGCAGATTGAGCGCTCGTACCTTGAGCAACCGCTGGCGATTTCGCTCCACCCGCGGGCTCCTTGAACGCCTGTGCTAGCACAACGTCGGCCACACGCTCCGAGCGGGATTGCGTGTCGGCGTTCCCCACATTGCAGGTGAGCCCAATGGAGAGCCCCTGCTCGGGAAAACGCATGAGCATCGCACGGTAACCGGCCCAGGCGCCGCCGTGATGCACGCGCCGAAGGCCACGATATGTGTCCACGAACAGGCCGCGCGCATAGCGCACGCTGTCGCCATTGTTCAGCGCGCCGCGCTCCTGCATGCGACTGATCAACGCCGTGCCGCCAACTTTAGCGTCGTAGAAATTAGCGTCCCACTTGGCGAGCTCGAGCACGTTGGTGTTGACGGCACCGTCGCCGGCTTGGTCCCAATCGGACATGTCAATCGAAAACCCACCCTTCTCACTCGGCGAATACGCGGTGGCGCGATGCGCAAGAATGGCCGTGTGATCGGTGCGGAAATGCGTGATGGGCATGCCGAGCGGGGTGAAGAAATTGGTTTTCGCAAAATCACCCAACGTTTGCCCAGTGACGCGTTTGACAATCACGGAGAGGAGAAAGAAGCCGCTGTTACTGTAGTCCCAGTTGGTGCCTGGGGCAAAGTTCAGATTGCGTTGCGCGACGATGATTTTGAGTGCGTCGGCGTCGTCGGTAAAATCTTCGAAGTAGTGTCCGCCGAGGTAGAGGAGGCCGTTGTAGTCACGCAGGCCGCTCGTGTGCCGGAGCATGTGATCGATGGTGATGGTCGATCCGTAGCTTGGCAGTTCGGGAATGAATTTGCGAACGTCGTCGGAGAGCGAGAGTTTGCCTTGGTTGGCCAACATCACAATGGACGCGGCTGCGAACTGTTTGGATGTGGAACCAATATCAAAAACGGTTTTGGGAGTGATGGGAACGCCGAGGTTAAGGTCGGCCATTCCGTACCCTTTGGCGTAAAGAATCTTGCCGCGGTTGTAGATACCGACGGCGCACCCTGGTGTGTTCTTGCCAAAATCTTTGAACACCGCGTCGATCTGCGCTGGCGCAAGGGCAAAGGCACTTGCCTGTGCGCGAAGACCTGCTGGCACACACAACGCCGCGGCGACGGCAACAGCGAACAGAGCGTTGCGCGACGCCGCGCGCGATGTGTTCAAAGCCATAACAGTTCGAAGAGAGTGAGTGGTTGGATGAATCGAAGCGTGTGCGCTGTTGTTACTGCAGCACCTTCGGCCCGAGCGTGTACTTGGAAATCCATTCGTACTCGCGCTTCATGCGATCCATTTGGTGATAATACTCGGTAAAGCCGTGCCCTTCGCGCGGGTAAAACACGAGCTCGGTGGTCTTGCCGCGATCTTTGAGCGCACGATAAAACTCCATCGGCTGTCCAATCGGCACGCGTTCATCGTTACCACCGTGCAGAATGAGTAGCGGCGTGGTGACTTTGTCGCTGTAGCTGATGGCGGAGCGTTCGAGGTAGTGCTTGATGTTCGCGTTCACAATACTGCCGTCGTACTGTGGCATACCATTGAAGAAGGTGTCGATGTAGCCCGGAATGTCGGTGGTGCCGGCCATCGAGAGCATCGAGGGCAGTCCAGCGCCCATCATCGCGGCCTTGAAGCGCCCCGTCTGCGACACCACCCACGACGTCATGTAGCCGCCGTAGCTCCAGCCTTCAAAGGCCATGCGTGTGGAGTCCACGACGCCGGTGCGAATGAGTTCGTCCACGCCGGTCATGATGTCGCGGTAATCGCCGCCGCCCCAATCGGGAATATTGCCGCGCATCCACTTTTCGCCGTATCCGGTGGAGCCGCGCGGATTGGGATACAGCACTGCCCATCCCTGCGACGCCCACGTTTGCCCGGGGCTCGTGCCGCCCTTGAAGCCATTCGTGTGCGCGCCGGTGGGACCACCATGCGCCGAAACAAGAAGGGGCACTTTGGTGCCGGCGGTGTAGCCTACGGGCTTGAGCAACACGCCTTCTACTAACGAACCGTCCTTGCTCTTCCAGGTAATGATTTCCGAGCGGCCCATGGCAATCTCTGCGAGCCACGGATTGGTATTGGTGATGCGCTTGGGCGTTGGCGCGGCGGCATCTTGCACAAATATTTCTGCGGGCCAATCGGGCGTGTCGAGCACCATCGCCATCTTGCTGCCGTCGCGGTTAACCGAGAGGCCACCCACAAGCACGTCCTTGGTGATCTTGGCGTAGCTCTTGGTGGCAATGGTGTAATCGTAGAGACTTTGCCACACGCGATCACTCGCGGTGAACCAGATGTGCTTGCCGTCTGGCGACCAGCGCGGTTCGCCCACGGCCACATCAAACGACGCCTGCGCATGATCAGTGAGGGCGCGCGTGGCGACGTCGAACATCATGAGATGTTCATTGCGCAGCGTGCGCGGCATGATGCCGTCCTTATACCCTTTCCACTCTTGACCGATCGCGGTGTAGGCAATGGTCTTGCCGTCGGGCGAGAACGACGGCGTGCTCATTGCTTCGTGCGCGGTGGTAAGTGCATCGAGCTGCTTGGTGGCGATGGTCACCACATACGCATCGCGACGCTGATCGCGAATGAGATTGGTGGGCGACGCATCAAAGGCGAGCTTGGTGCCATCGGGCGACCAGTTCGGCGCACCGCGAACGGTGTACTCGCCGCTCGTAATCTTGGTGGCCTTCTTGGTGGCAACGTCTACCACCCAGATATGGCTGAGTCGCAGATCGCCTTCATACACTTTGGGATCGTCGCGGCGGCGTAGCTTGGCTTCGGCGTCGCGCGAGATCGAGTCGGTGGTGAGGTACGCAATGCGCTGGCCGTCGGGGCTCCACGAATAGGCGGTGACACCGTCGCGCGCGGAGGTGATGGACCAGGCCTCGCCGCCATCGGAATTGAGCAACCAAAGCTGCGGACGCGGACCGTCTTCACCGGTGGCCGCGCCGCGCGCGCTCACAAAGGCAATGAGCGAACCGTCGGGCGACCAACGTGGCTGCGATTCCCCGCGCTCGCTGAAGGTGAGCTGCCGAGTGGTGCCGCCCGTGTAGGGCACGATCCACACGTGGGAGCGACGATCGTGTTTGTCGCCGAGTGCGGTGTCGCCGCGTGCGGGATTGGCGTTGGTGTGTTCCCACGCTGATACCGTGTAGAGCACACGATCGCCCGCGGGCGAGATGGAAGCTCCGGCCACGCCGCGGACGCGCATAATGTCGTCCGCATTCATGGGGCGTTTGCTCTGCGCGCTGAGGGCAGCGGGGAGCAACGCGGCGATCAAGCCGAGTACGCGCGCGGATGCGGCGCGGGACGATCGTGACAGCATGGAAAACTCCGAGTGGGGTGCGTGTCGAATATGCGACGAACACACACCTCGCACCAGCCGCTCCGGAGGCAACAACAACGGCGCTACGCCATATGGGGCGTAGCGCCGCGGGGTGTTACTGATGTTACTGGTGTTTCTGGCGTACCGGCTACTCGCCCTGCTTGCATTACGCCTGTGCGACGACGGCTTCGGATTCGAGCGTGATTTTCACTTCGTCGCCCACCACCACACCGCCGGTCTCGAGCGCGCTGTTCCAGGTGAGCCCCCAGTCGGAGCGCTTGAGCTTGGCCGACACATTGATGGCGGCGCGGCTCAGCCCCCACGGATCCTTCATGATGCCGGTGATTTCGCCGGTCATGGTGAGCGGCTTGGTGACGCCACGCATGGTGAAGTCGCCCGTGACGGTGATGTCGGTGCCCTTCTGCTCAACCTTCGAGGACACGAACGTCATGGCCGGGAAGTTGGTGACGTCAAAGAAATCGGCGCCGCGGAGGTGATTGTCGCGGTCGGCCACGTTGGTGTCGATGCTGGCAACGTCAATGTCGATCTTGGCGCTGAGGAGCGTGCCGGCATCATCGGTGGTGGCAGTGCCGGTGACGGTCTTGAAGCGTCCCTTGACCGTCGAGATCATCAGATGCTTCACCGCGAACTCGGCGATGCTGTGGGTGGTGTCGAGATTCCAGTTCATATGTACTCCAAAGGTGTTGGGGAGCGGTACGGAGATATTTCCGTGGTAAGTATCTTACTACTGAGAATATATTGATTTGTTGGGCGATGTCAATGGAGGGGTGTCACCAGGCGGAAGCAGTGCCAGCGCCCGGGCCTCTTTGCTCGCCGCCGCCGGGGTTTGGCGGAGGCCGCGAACCGAGCCTACTCGCCTACTCGGCTACTCGGCTACTCGGCTACTCGCCTACTCGCCTACTCGCCTACTCGCCTACTCGCCTGCGAGGGTCGCGGCGGTGAGCCCGAGCTTCTTGAGCAGCACGGCGGCCACCTTTTGGTCGGCCTGGCTCAGCCCGGCAACGGCGGCGGTCATCACTTTGGCGTGGTTCGGAAAAATGTCGCGCAGCAGCTTTTCGCCGGCCGCCGTGAGTTGTGCGTAGCGTGCGCGACGATCCGTGGGGCACGCTTGGCGCGCGACGAGTCCGCGTTTCTCGAGACGATCCACCAAGAAGGTGGTGCCGCCACTCGAGACGAGCACGCGCTTTTGCACTTCGCCGAGGAGCATCGGGCCCTTGTGATACAGGAGCTCGAGCACGGCGAACTCACCCGTGGTGAGATCGTGGCGTTGGATGTCGCGCGCCGAAAACGCAGAGACGGCGTTGAAGGCGCGGGCCAGCACCACCCAGAGGTTGAGCGCGGTGGCGGTTTTGGGATCGAAGGCCGCCGGCGGGCGCGACGATCGGAGGGCCGGCATGGCTGGGGTGTCGGCGCTGGCGGCCGGAGCGGCCTTCGCAGACTTGGCGCGCGGAGCGCGTGGGGACGACACGGGGGATTTCATCTCAGTTCTAAGGTATTACGGACAGCGCGGAGTCGCAATAGCAAAAACAGTCGGCGGACCTCACGCCGAAATGCGCTAAGATGTTGTTGGATAAGGGGTTGTGATATGATAGCTTTTACGCTATCTTGATAGCTATATGGCTATCTCATCTATATCAGTCGCGTTGCACGACGCGCGTACCAGTGCGGGGCTCTCGCAGCGCGAGCTCGCTGATGCGGCGGGGACAGCGCAGTCGGTGGTCGCGCGCATTGAACGCGACGCGGTGAGCCCGACCATCGCGACACTCGAACGTCTGGCCCGCGCGGCGGGGTGTGAGCTGGAGCTGCGCTTGGTACCGGCACCGGTTCGCGACCCGGTGATCGAGGCCTACAAAAAAGATGTGGATCGCACGTTGTTGCGTGAAAACATTCAGAAGAGTGTGGAAATGCGATTGCAATCGCTCTGCGATCATTGGACATTCGCTGAAGAACTCAAACGTGCGGGAAAGGCCATGCGCACGCAGTGCACGAAACCGAAAACGAGGCCACACCCGTGACGCCATTTCCTGCACTCTTGAACATGCTGAGCCGAGGGCAGGTGGATTTTGTGCTCGTGGGTGGTGTGGCCGCCATCGCGCATGGTTCGGCGCGCCTCACGCAGGATGTAGACGTGGTGTACGCACGGACCGAGGCGAATCTTGAACGGCTCGTGCAGGCCGTGCGGCCGCACGCGCCGTATTTGCGCGGCGCGCCGCCAGGACTGCCATTCGATTGGTCGGTGGCCACGCTGCGCGCGGGCCTCAACTTTACGCTCGTCACCGCCCTGGGCCCGCTCGACCTACTTGGCGAAATCACGGGCGGCGGACGTTACGAAGACATCCTGCCACACACGGCAACGCTCTCGGTGTTCGGGCACGACACGCGGGTGCTCGACCTGCCTTGGTTGATCAAGGTCAAGCGCGCAGCGGGGCGGCCCAAGGACTTTGAAGTGCTGGCCGAACTGGAAGCGCTGGACGAAGAGCGGCGTCTTTCGTGAGCTACCGCTTGTCCACCACCACCGCCCCGCCTTTCATCACCCAGCGCACGCCAAGCAACAACGCATTCACGTCGCGCGTGGGGTCGCCCTCTACCGCAACAATGTCCGCAAAGTAGCCCGGCGCCACGCGGCCGAGTGTGTTGCTCATGCCGAGCACTTCGGCGCCAATCACGGTGGCGGTGTTGAGGGCATCGAGCGGAGTCATCCCTGCTTGCACGAGCAAGCCGAGTTCGCGGGTGTTCTGGCCGAACATCATGTGCACGGCGTCGGAGCCCATGGCGATTTTTACGCCGGCTTTGTGCGCGCGGCGTGCGGTTTCGAGATTGCGGGCGCGGTAGGCGTCGAGGCCGAGTGCTTGTTCGAATGTGTAACCGTAGTCGTCGCGGAAGTCGGCGTAGTAGCGATTGTGGTCGATGGTCGGCACATAGATGGTGCCTTGCTTGACCATCTGCGCGAGGGTGGCGTCGTCGAGCTCAATGCTATGCTCAACCGTGTTGGCGCCCGCGCGCACGGCGTCGCGTCCACCAGCGGCGCCGTATGAATGAATGGCAATGCGACGGCCGAGCGCGTGCGCGGCGTCGACAGCGGCTTTCATTTCGTCGTAGTTGAACGTTTGCGCGGTGCTGGTGTCGGCGCCGGTGCCGCGTGAGCCGTACATCTTGATGACGTCGGCGCCGCTGTCGATTTGTGTTTTGATGGCGCCGGCGATTTCACTGATGTTCGCAATGCGACTGCGCATCCAGCCCGGGACTGCGGGTGCAGTAGTCGCGGCAGCTCCTGCGCCGCCCGCGCGCGCCGCACCGGCTGGTGGTGTAGCCCCCGGAGCGGGCGGCATGATTTTTTGCAGACCAAAGCCCGCCACAAACATACGCGGGCCGATGGCGAGTCCTTTGTTGATGCGATCGCGCATCATGACGTCGGTGTAGTTCGACGCGCCGAGGTCGCGGACGGTGGTGACGCCGGTCTCGAGGGTGAGGCGGGCGTTTTCCATGGCGACCGTGGCGAGTTCCTGCGGGGTGCGCCGTGTGTTGCCGGCGCCGTACGGGCGTGAGCCTGGGGCATGATCCCAGTAGTAGGTCATGTGCGTGTGCACATCGATCATGCCAGGGACGGCGGTGTAGTTGGTGAGTTCAACTTTTGGCACGCTCGCTGGTACGGAGTTGGTGCCGGAACTGACGCTCACAATGCGATCGCCGTCTACGACAATCACCGCGTCGTTGGTGATGGCGCCGGTGCCGTCCACGAGTCGCGCAAAGTGGTAGGCGCGAGCGGTTGGTGAATAGGTGATGGAGTTGGTAGTGGTGGTATTGGTGCGCACGGGGGCGCAGGCCAGTAACGAGAGGCTCGCGAGTAACGCGAGGCTCGCGAGTGACGCGACGGCCGCGACGACCATTTTCTTCATGCGCATTTAGTGCTGCTCTCCGTGAGACGCGGCGTTGGCATTCTTCTTGGGCGCCGCGAGATACTTGGCGTACCAATCGAGCATACGCTGATGATAATCCATGAAGTCGCTTTCGGTGGTGTTTGGCACGCCGTGTCCACCGTTGGCGTAGTTCGCCCACGTCACGGTTTTTCCAAGGCGCCGTAACGCGTAGTACATCTCGCGCGTGTTGATGGCGGGCACGTTGTGGTCTTCGCCGCCGGTCATCAAGAGGAGCGGCGTCTTGATGCGATCGGCAAACATGATGGCGGAGTGCTGCACATACTTCTGCGGCTGCTGCCACATGGTGGCGCCAATGCGGTCTTGGCTTTTTTCGGCGGCGTGAATGTTGCGCACGCCGAGCCGTGGGCTGTCGGTGTAGAACGAAATGAAGTCGACCTTGCCGCTCATGTTGATGGCCGCTTTGAAGCGGTCGGTTTGCGTGACGAGCAGGTTGGTGGCGTAGCCACCGTAGCTCGTGCCCTGCACGCCCATGCGCGAGCTGTCGGCGACGCCCATGCGAATCACTTCGTTGGCGGCGGCGGTGACGCCCTTCACCCAGGCTTCGCCCGGGTAGCCGATTTCAAAACCCACCGACGGCTTGACCACGGCGTAGCCGTGCGAGGCGAGGATGTTGGCAAAGGCGTCCCACGCGTCGTCAAAGAAATCTTCGTACACGAGCATGATGGTCGGATACTTCTTGCCTTTCTCGTACTCGGTGGGGTAATGCAACACGCCGTAGCGCGTTTTTCCGTCGGCGTCGAGGTAGTGAATGAGTTCTGTTTTGGCGATAGGCTTTGCGGCGAGCTGCGGATTGCTCTCGAGCACGCGCCGCATGTTGCCAAGGGTGGCGTCGGCGACGTAGACGTCGGCAATGTGATTGCCGTCGCCAACATTCAGGATGGCGGTGGCGCCGTCTTTGGAAAGACGAAGATTGGTGTAGAACTTGTTGCCGTGCACAAGCGATTGCTTCTGCTTCGTTGTGCGGTCGTAACGCACGAGCGAGCGATTCCACTCGGTGCGCGCATTTTCGGCAAAGTACAAATAGCGGCCGTCGTTGCTCCACGCCACAAGCGTGGGGCGCGGCGTGTTGGCGTCGGACGAGTCGGGCGTGGTGACAATGAGTTCTTTGTTGCCGCTGGCGGCATCAACAATCCAAAAGCCTTCGCTGTTGGTGGCGAGCAGCGCGTCGCCGGCGGGGCTCCAGCGATTCACGCTAAAGCGTTCTTTGGCGCGGAGGGCGCGGGCGGCGGCGCTGGTGTCGGGAGCGCTGGGTGCCGGTGCGCCACTCGTGGCCGCTGGTGATGCGGCGCTGTTACCACCGGCTCGGCTCACTGTGGCGGGGCCGAGTATTTGTTTGGTGGCGGTGTCGGTAATGGAGCCAATAGCAATGCGGCCGTCGCGGGTGATAGCAAAGCGTTGACCGTCGTCGGCCCAAGCGAGTTGTGCGCCTTTGAGGGAGGCGAGAATGGTGCGTTCGTTTTTCACGGGGCGCGAGGCGATGGAGTTCGTGCTAGTGGGCGCGTCGCCTGCAAAAGTGCGCGCGACGAGTTTCCAATCGCGGCCGCCGATAATGTCGTAATCGGTTTTCTTGGTAATGTCTTGCTGCGTAGTGATGGCGCTGCCGTCTTTGGCGAGGGTCCAGGCGCCGAGCAGTGCGTCGGCGTGGAGTTGTGTGACGGTATTGGCGGCGACGTGCCACTGGACGATGGACCGATCTTCGTTGAGTCGGTTCATGGCGTCCCACTCAAGAAAATCTTCGGTGCCGTCAAGAACGGTGACCGGGCCCTTGGTGAGTTCGTTGAAGCGCTGCGTGGCTTTGGCTTTCCAGCCGACTTGGCGCGCGGCAAAAACAAGAGCGGCGCCGTCGTCGCTCCAACGGAGCTCACTGTTTTCGGCGACGTAGTGCGTGGCGGGGAGTTTGGCGCTGCTGAGTTTGCCACTCGCACGATCCCACACGGTCACCGTCTGTGCGTCATTCTCGAGCACAATCATCGCGAGCTTGGAGCCGTCGGGGTTCCAGGTGGCGCCGCGTACCGATTTCTTGGTGGGGAAGACAGCGCGTTGTGCGAGGGATTTTGTGTCGACCACAATCAAGCGCGTGAGGATGGCGCGGAGGTAGCTGGGATCACCGTCGCGTGCGGCTTCGGCCCCGAGTTGGTCGCGACGGGTGGTGATGGTGAGGGCGAGCCAGCGGCCGGCGGCGGAGAGATCGGCGACGGTGGTGGTGGCGATGTCGAGGAGGTCGCGGATGCCGAGGGAGTCGGCGCGGGCCGAGGCGGGGCGCGCGGTGGCGTGACTCGTGAGCCTCGTGGTGCTCGTGGTGCTCGTGGTGCTCGCGGGCGCAGTGAGCGTCCGTGTTGATTGTGCCGGGAGCTGCACGGCAGCGGCGATCAGGGCAAGCAGGGCAACGGAACGTGAGCGCCACATAAGAACCTCAGCGGGTGTGTTGTCACTGCTAAAGGTGCTTGGATGTGGGAGGTGGGCGCCAGAGTGGGTGTGGGCTAGGACGGTGTGAGGGAAAAGAAAGCGGGGCCGCGCCACCTGGCGCGAGCCCCGCTGACTGGCAGACTGCGAATCGGAGGTGAATTTAGGGATTCCGTTCTGCATCCGCAACAACGAACACTCGCCCGTGCTCGAACCGGGATTCGAACCCGGACGACCTTTCGGTCAGCAAATTCGCAGTCTGCCGCGTCTACCGTTTTCGCCACTCGAGCCGGGATCACCGAGGTGATCGACGCGTACGCTGCGACATACGCGCTGCGAGTATTCCCATCAGCATACGGCCAGCGCCGCGGCGGCCTGACATCGGAGAGCCGCAAGCCGGCGCGAACTATTGCTAGCGTTTTGGTTCGTATTACCGCAGTTCGTACGCCGCCATCTTGCGATACAGCGTCGTCCGCCCAATCCCAAGCACTCGGCTCGCCTTACTCAGGTTACCGCCCGTGCGCCGAATGGCGGCCGTGATGGTGGCGCGCTCCTGATCGGCGAGCGAGACATGACTCGGCGGGGTTGCTGCCGTTGTGGACGCGCGGTCGTCACCCGACTCCACCTTCGCAATGACGCGGCTGATTTCGCGCACGAGCGCGCGGAGCGATGCGTGCTGATCGGGCTCACTATTTTCGCCCGCGCGCGTCACTTCGTGTTCGAGGTGCGCCACACGCACGGCGAGACTGGCACGATCGAGTGCGTTGTGGAGTGTGGTGAGGAGCTTGGTGCGCTCGAGCGGTTTGGTGACAAAGTCGGAGGCGCCGAGTGCCACCGCCTGCCGCGCGGAAATGGGATCGTCGTCGCCGGCGAGGGCGATGATCGGCGCGTGCGGATATTGCCGACGGATGCGGCTGAGGAGTTGATCGGTGGTGGCGCCGGGGAGATGCAGGTCGAGCAGCACGGCGACCGGCGGCGCACTGTCGATCGCGGCAATGGCTCCGGCGGGATCGGTGAAGGCAAAGGCGCGGTGGCCGGCGTTCTGGATCCAGCGTTCGAGGAGGAGCCCGAGGTCGCGGTCATCGTCAATGACGATGACGCCTCGGGAGCCGGCGGGGAGGGCGGGCGCGGTCATACGATGGGGTGGGCGGCGTAGATCGGCAGAAAAGGTCCGGTGATGACTTGCTCGGAACACCACACGAATGTGATGTTCCGTTTTGGAACAGTACTGAATCGGCAGCTACTCTGCAAGTAGCTCATAGACAGGCACTTGCAGATATTGCCTAGTGCCGAATTTATGGTACATTTATGTTCCGTATGCCCCGCAAGCCACCCAATCCACCGGACTCGCAGTCCGAACTCCCCATCTCGAACGGGGATTCGGGGGCGTTTGAGGCGATGGCGGCAGCGAACACGGCGTTGGCGGCTGAACGGGATGCAGCCAACGCCGCGAACCGTGCCAAGAGCGACTTCCTGGCGGTGATGAGCCACGAGATTCGTACGCCCATGAACGCGATTCTTGGCGTGACCGAACTGGCCCTCGAAACCGCGGCAACCGAAGAACAACGCTCCCTGCTTCGTACCGTGCGCACGAATGCCGACGAGTTGATGCTGCTCGTCAACGAAATTCTCGACTTTTCCAAGATCGAAGCGGGGCAGGTCACGATCGCCGAGGAGCGCTGCTTCGTTTCCGACCTCATCGAAAGTGTG from Gemmatimonadota bacterium includes the following:
- a CDS encoding aminotransferase class V-fold PLP-dependent enzyme; its protein translation is MNRREMLASVGGIAAAQSFGLGASAPATGDARPTEMPAPGAEFPRKADFTIENGYSYLNAAYTHPIPKVSVEAARAAADRRGAMRAPVASGPSAPTPRALFAQLINAKPSEIAHVSSTSAGENLVTRALGLDHRFDGNVVTDGLHFEGSIMHLMELKKRGLDVRVVQPTADARIDMRDLERAVNNKTRLIEVSAAAMYNGFQHDLKAVADLAHAHGAYVYADIVHAAGAEPFDVKATGIDFASCSSFKWLMGDFGLGFLYASEKVLDTIERPVHGYYQADDIDANYPPTLPAGGYTPVSYSFNRTAQGIFETGSLTGSVEVNVTLLATSLQYVQALGVANIQAHRLPLIRKLQQEMPRFGFSSVTPSTATGGNVTFAKANVGSSDVPKRLAAAKINVRVTKNWLRVSPSVYNDMADIDRLLEALS
- a CDS encoding serine hydrolase, coding for MALNTSRAASRNALFAVAVAAALCVPAGLRAQASAFALAPAQIDAVFKDFGKNTPGCAVGIYNRGKILYAKGYGMADLNLGVPITPKTVFDIGSTSKQFAAASIVMLANQGKLSLSDDVRKFIPELPSYGSTITIDHMLRHTSGLRDYNGLLYLGGHYFEDFTDDADALKIIVAQRNLNFAPGTNWDYSNSGFFLLSVIVKRVTGQTLGDFAKTNFFTPLGMPITHFRTDHTAILAHRATAYSPSEKGGFSIDMSDWDQAGDGAVNTNVLELAKWDANFYDAKVGGTALISRMQERGALNNGDSVRYARGLFVDTYRGLRRVHHGGAWAGYRAMLMRFPEQGLSIGLTCNVGNADTQSRSERVADVVLAQAFKEPAGGAKSPAVAQGTSAQSATFDAAPYVGSYFSEEHQSVLSITNDGGKGVLSVLGAKLPLSSSRENQLEAMGGAVTLAFTEGRTRAALTRGGAPSGSYRRIETVTPTSSELAQIVGVYTSAELGTSWTVRNENGKLLIAGRAIGESPMEPVMKDAFTMGQGFVAFTRDASGKINGFEVSASRMLRIRFDR
- a CDS encoding S9 family peptidase codes for the protein MLSRSSRAASARVLGLIAALLPAALSAQSKRPMNADDIMRVRGVAGASISPAGDRVLYTVSAWEHTNANPARGDTALGDKHDRRSHVWIVPYTGGTTRQLTFSERGESQPRWSPDGSLIAFVSARGAATGEDGPRPQLWLLNSDGGEAWSITSARDGVTAYSWSPDGQRIAYLTTDSISRDAEAKLRRRDDPKVYEGDLRLSHIWVVDVATKKATKITSGEYTVRGAPNWSPDGTKLAFDASPTNLIRDQRRDAYVVTIATKQLDALTTAHEAMSTPSFSPDGKTIAYTAIGQEWKGYKDGIMPRTLRNEHLMMFDVATRALTDHAQASFDVAVGEPRWSPDGKHIWFTASDRVWQSLYDYTIATKSYAKITKDVLVGGLSVNRDGSKMAMVLDTPDWPAEIFVQDAAAPTPKRITNTNPWLAEIAMGRSEIITWKSKDGSLVEGVLLKPVGYTAGTKVPLLVSAHGGPTGAHTNGFKGGTSPGQTWASQGWAVLYPNPRGSTGYGEKWMRGNIPDWGGGDYRDIMTGVDELIRTGVVDSTRMAFEGWSYGGYMTSWVVSQTGRFKAAMMGAGLPSMLSMAGTTDIPGYIDTFFNGMPQYDGSIVNANIKHYLERSAISYSDKVTTPLLILHGGNDERVPIGQPMEFYRALKDRGKTTELVFYPREGHGFTEYYHQMDRMKREYEWISKYTLGPKVLQ
- a CDS encoding YceI family protein, producing the protein MNWNLDTTHSIAEFAVKHLMISTVKGRFKTVTGTATTDDAGTLLSAKIDIDVASIDTNVADRDNHLRGADFFDVTNFPAMTFVSSKVEQKGTDITVTGDFTMRGVTKPLTMTGEITGIMKDPWGLSRAAINVSAKLKRSDWGLTWNSALETGGVVVGDEVKITLESEAVVAQA
- a CDS encoding MarR family transcriptional regulator codes for the protein MSSPRAPRAKSAKAAPAASADTPAMPALRSSRPPAAFDPKTATALNLWVVLARAFNAVSAFSARDIQRHDLTTGEFAVLELLYHKGPMLLGEVQKRVLVSSGGTTFLVDRLEKRGLVARQACPTDRRARYAQLTAAGEKLLRDIFPNHAKVMTAAVAGLSQADQKVAAVLLKKLGLTAATLAGE
- a CDS encoding helix-turn-helix transcriptional regulator — encoded protein: MAISSISVALHDARTSAGLSQRELADAAGTAQSVVARIERDAVSPTIATLERLARAAGCELELRLVPAPVRDPVIEAYKKDVDRTLLRENIQKSVEMRLQSLCDHWTFAEELKRAGKAMRTQCTKPKTRPHP